The proteins below come from a single Chryseobacterium nepalense genomic window:
- a CDS encoding helix-turn-helix transcriptional regulator, with protein sequence MSSNKNALIRYKTLDKCLKNKYRKYTLEDLIDECSEALFEYEGKESFVSKRTVQLDLQNMRSEKFGYEAPIEVYERKYYRYSDPDYSIHNISVNESDLKAMNNAVQILKQFKDFSMFKEMNGVIQKLEDSIHATIHKSIIHLDKNEQLKGLEHIDVLYESIVSKKVLRIRYKSFTAREANIFTVHPQLLKEYNNRWFLICVYKGKMYNLALDRMEHIEQEEKAEYIDKNLDGDEYFKDIIGVTVSGTMKPRQVIFFVDASNAPYVKTKPFHKSQEIISETEEGTVFKICVQINYELERLLLGFGDCLIVHQPKKLRIRMQEKFRSGFRNYKNLNAQDED encoded by the coding sequence ATGTCATCCAACAAAAATGCCCTGATCCGCTACAAAACTCTGGATAAATGTCTGAAAAACAAGTACCGGAAATATACGCTTGAAGATCTGATTGATGAATGTTCAGAAGCACTATTTGAGTACGAAGGCAAAGAATCTTTCGTAAGCAAACGCACGGTGCAGCTCGACCTGCAGAATATGCGCAGTGAAAAATTCGGGTATGAAGCTCCGATTGAAGTGTACGAAAGGAAATATTACAGATACAGCGATCCCGATTACAGCATTCACAATATTTCCGTCAATGAAAGTGACCTGAAAGCAATGAATAATGCAGTACAGATTCTGAAGCAGTTCAAAGATTTTTCCATGTTCAAAGAAATGAACGGGGTCATCCAGAAACTGGAAGATTCCATCCATGCAACCATCCATAAATCGATTATTCATCTCGATAAAAATGAACAGCTGAAGGGCCTGGAACATATTGATGTGCTTTATGAAAGCATTGTAAGTAAAAAAGTACTTCGTATTCGGTATAAAAGTTTTACGGCACGTGAGGCGAATATTTTTACGGTTCATCCGCAACTGTTAAAAGAATATAATAACCGCTGGTTCCTGATCTGTGTTTACAAAGGCAAAATGTATAACCTTGCTCTGGACCGCATGGAACACATTGAACAGGAAGAAAAAGCAGAATATATAGACAAAAATCTTGATGGTGATGAATATTTCAAGGATATTATAGGCGTAACCGTTTCCGGGACAATGAAACCACGACAAGTGATTTTCTTTGTAGATGCATCCAACGCACCTTATGTAAAAACCAAACCATTTCATAAAAGTCAGGAAATTATAAGCGAAACAGAAGAAGGAACAGTGTTTAAAATTTGTGTACAGATCAATTATGAACTGGAACGATTGTTATTAGGTTTCGGAGACTGCCTGATTGTTCACCAGCCGAAAAAACTGAGAATAAGGATGCAGGAAAAATTCAGGTCGGGATTTAGAAATTATAAGAACCTGAATGCACAAGATGAAGACTGA
- a CDS encoding DUF1501 domain-containing protein produces the protein MLIKRREFLKISSLATASLLMPNFLKAMTFDEALEPNQKILIVLQFTGGNDGLNTIIPVRNDIYFKERSNIAINNSLTLNDETGINPALSYFKELHDNGELSVMNNVGYPNPDKSHFRSMDIWHSASKSDEYLETGWLGRFLDEECYRCEHPTQALEVDDMLSLALKGEKNKAFAFKDPKRLYQTSQEKYFKSLYDHHHDDETVSYLYQTLGSTINNAGYIFEKSKAKKTNETYPNSQLGKDFKTVASLIKSDINTRVYYLSIGSFDTHVNQNERQQKLFNDINEAVKSFVADMKSNGLFDNILLMTFSEFGRRVSQNASKGTDHGTANQMFFISGGLKKKGVLNPLPDLTKLNEGDLIYSEDFRKVYATVLKNWLKADSSKVLGWKNGVYDFI, from the coding sequence ATGTTAATCAAAAGAAGAGAATTCCTGAAAATAAGTTCCCTGGCAACCGCTTCATTATTAATGCCGAATTTCCTGAAAGCCATGACGTTCGATGAAGCACTGGAACCCAACCAGAAAATCCTGATCGTTCTGCAGTTTACAGGAGGTAATGATGGGCTCAATACGATTATTCCGGTGCGGAATGATATTTATTTTAAAGAAAGAAGCAATATTGCCATTAATAATTCTTTGACTCTGAATGATGAAACGGGGATTAACCCTGCCCTTTCGTATTTCAAAGAACTGCATGACAACGGTGAACTTTCCGTGATGAACAATGTTGGATACCCCAATCCTGATAAATCCCATTTCAGGAGTATGGATATCTGGCATTCGGCCAGTAAAAGTGATGAATACCTGGAAACCGGCTGGCTCGGAAGATTTCTCGACGAAGAATGCTACCGTTGCGAACATCCTACCCAGGCTTTGGAGGTTGACGATATGCTGAGCCTTGCTTTAAAAGGTGAAAAAAATAAAGCTTTTGCATTTAAAGATCCCAAAAGACTGTACCAAACCAGCCAGGAAAAATATTTCAAATCGCTTTATGACCATCATCACGACGATGAAACGGTTTCCTACCTTTATCAGACCCTGGGTTCAACCATCAACAATGCCGGATATATTTTTGAAAAAAGTAAGGCTAAGAAAACCAATGAAACGTATCCCAATTCTCAGTTGGGAAAAGATTTTAAAACCGTTGCTTCTTTAATTAAATCCGATATCAACACACGGGTTTATTACCTTTCCATCGGAAGTTTTGATACCCATGTGAATCAAAATGAAAGACAGCAGAAACTTTTCAATGATATTAATGAAGCCGTTAAATCTTTCGTAGCAGATATGAAAAGCAACGGCCTTTTTGATAATATTTTACTGATGACATTTTCGGAATTCGGCAGACGGGTTTCCCAAAATGCCAGTAAAGGAACTGATCATGGAACCGCTAACCAGATGTTTTTTATCAGTGGCGGACTAAAGAAAAAAGGTGTACTAAATCCGCTACCAGATCTTACGAAGCTCAATGAAGGTGATCTTATTTATTCCGAAGATTTCAGGAAAGTCTATGCTACGGTACTCAAAAACTGGCTCAAAGCAGATTCTTCTAAAGTCTTAGGCTGGAAAAACGGAGTTTATGATTTTATATAA
- a CDS encoding DUF1800 domain-containing protein: MALESVIRNKHLLWRAGFGAGINQFEDLNNKNSKTFLDELLKEEAFTYINYDTPDTDTLDYMNDKSPAEKRKEIQKINRRQNEELNLNFLYKMVTGNEQLREKMAFFWHGHFASRVQNPKFNRQILNVIRKNALGSFRELLFEVSKSPAMLSFLNNQQNKKDHPNENFAREVMELFTMGRGNYSEKDIREGARAFTGWGYDKEGNFQERKKLHDEGSKIFLGQTGNFTGNDVLNIILEQKATSRFITAKIYRFFVNETEDKAIVDQLADHFYKSGYDIRKLMIEIFSSTWFYEQKNIGNRIKSPIELIAGIMRTLPMNIQNPENLIVYQKLLGQMLLYPPNVAGWPNGKSWIDSSTLMLRLQIPQIWSGLRPLEYTPRPDDDIDMGMKSPENILNKSFKNPNITIDWDRVEKVFSGKNPTEYLIQNTKSLDMNSVKNFSDNSIKMNVINLMCTPEYQLM, encoded by the coding sequence ATGGCACTCGAGTCAGTTATCCGAAATAAACACCTTCTTTGGCGAGCAGGCTTTGGCGCCGGGATTAACCAGTTTGAAGATCTTAACAATAAAAACTCTAAAACTTTTCTTGATGAGCTGCTGAAGGAAGAAGCTTTTACTTATATCAATTATGATACTCCGGATACGGACACGCTGGATTATATGAATGACAAATCTCCTGCGGAAAAGAGAAAAGAAATACAAAAGATCAACCGCCGGCAGAATGAAGAGCTTAATCTTAACTTTCTGTATAAAATGGTAACCGGTAACGAACAGCTCAGGGAAAAAATGGCATTCTTCTGGCACGGACATTTCGCTTCAAGAGTACAAAATCCGAAATTCAACCGTCAAATTCTTAATGTTATCCGGAAAAATGCTCTCGGAAGTTTCAGGGAACTGCTGTTTGAAGTAAGCAAATCACCGGCGATGCTGAGTTTTCTTAATAATCAGCAAAATAAAAAAGATCATCCCAACGAAAACTTTGCGCGGGAAGTGATGGAACTTTTCACGATGGGAAGAGGAAATTATTCTGAAAAAGACATCCGGGAAGGTGCAAGAGCTTTTACAGGCTGGGGTTATGATAAAGAAGGAAACTTTCAGGAACGAAAAAAACTTCATGATGAAGGCTCCAAAATATTTTTAGGCCAAACCGGAAACTTTACAGGAAATGATGTGTTAAATATCATTCTTGAACAAAAAGCAACTTCCAGATTTATCACCGCAAAGATTTACCGTTTCTTCGTCAATGAAACTGAAGATAAAGCAATTGTTGACCAGCTTGCAGATCATTTTTACAAATCCGGTTATGATATCCGGAAACTGATGATTGAAATATTCTCAAGTACCTGGTTTTATGAACAAAAAAATATTGGTAACAGAATAAAATCACCGATAGAGCTTATAGCCGGAATTATGCGTACACTGCCGATGAATATTCAGAATCCTGAAAACCTGATTGTATACCAGAAACTATTGGGACAAATGTTGCTTTACCCTCCGAATGTTGCCGGCTGGCCAAACGGAAAATCCTGGATCGACAGCTCTACCCTAATGCTGAGACTTCAGATTCCGCAGATCTGGTCCGGATTACGGCCCTTAGAATATACTCCACGGCCGGATGATGATATTGACATGGGAATGAAATCTCCGGAAAATATTTTAAACAAATCTTTTAAAAATCCTAATATTACCATCGACTGGGATCGTGTGGAAAAAGTTTTCAGCGGCAAAAACCCTACAGAATACCTGATTCAAAACACAAAATCTTTAGACATGAATTCCGTGAAAAACTTTTCTGACAACAGCATTAAGATGAATGTTATTAATCTGATGTGCACTCCTGAATATCAATTGATGTAA
- a CDS encoding glucokinase → MILNPKFPLYLPGVKNAGNDNISIIGANLREDITTLGYFISANEGLELKIQNIYPTKEYASFGDILRKFIQDNQLENVKRLSLAVPGPVLNGKSNPIRLGWNLDIEELKRDFNFERADMLNDQEASAYGMGLLEDSDLDPIYTSGNLEKGNVAILAPGNGLGEAGYFFDGKYIRPFATEGGHSEFSPRTNVEVEFYQFLNNIYGIVSWENVLSKTGLFNIYRFLRDVKRHPEPEWLAERLSEGNFVQELYKAAVEDDVLICKIALDTFIEFLAREANNLTLKLKATGGLLISGDIPQEIRSYIDKDKFYEKFKISDKMEEMLRNIPIYLNKNENTALNGAALYTAYYQD, encoded by the coding sequence ATGATTTTGAATCCGAAATTTCCGCTTTACTTACCAGGAGTAAAAAATGCTGGCAATGATAACATTTCTATCATTGGCGCAAACCTTCGTGAAGATATTACAACTTTAGGCTATTTTATTTCCGCAAACGAAGGCCTTGAACTTAAAATCCAGAATATATATCCTACCAAAGAATATGCTTCATTTGGAGATATTTTAAGGAAATTCATTCAGGATAATCAACTTGAGAACGTTAAAAGACTCAGTCTGGCAGTTCCCGGACCTGTGCTTAACGGCAAAAGTAATCCGATACGATTGGGATGGAATCTAGATATTGAAGAGCTTAAAAGAGATTTTAATTTCGAGAGAGCAGATATGCTTAATGACCAGGAAGCTTCTGCCTACGGGATGGGACTTCTGGAAGATTCTGATCTTGATCCCATCTATACCAGCGGAAATCTCGAAAAAGGAAATGTTGCCATTCTTGCTCCCGGAAACGGACTTGGGGAAGCAGGGTATTTCTTTGACGGAAAGTATATAAGACCATTTGCAACGGAAGGAGGTCACTCAGAATTCTCTCCAAGAACAAATGTTGAGGTAGAATTCTACCAGTTTCTGAACAATATTTATGGAATTGTTAGCTGGGAAAATGTCTTGTCTAAAACAGGATTATTCAATATTTACCGTTTTTTAAGAGATGTAAAAAGACATCCTGAGCCGGAATGGCTTGCTGAAAGACTTTCTGAAGGAAATTTCGTTCAGGAGTTATATAAAGCGGCTGTTGAAGATGATGTACTGATCTGTAAAATCGCTTTAGATACCTTTATAGAGTTTCTCGCAAGAGAGGCAAATAACCTTACCTTAAAACTGAAAGCAACAGGAGGATTACTGATTTCAGGGGATATTCCTCAGGAAATCAGGTCTTATATTGATAAAGATAAGTTCTACGAAAAATTCAAGATCAGTGATAAAATGGAAGAAATGCTGAGAAATATTCCAATTTATCTTAATAAAAACGAAAATACAGCTTTGAATGGCGCAGCGCTATACACCGCTTATTATCAAGACTAA
- a CDS encoding YceI family protein: protein MKKIFLLAVLASGLAFGQAKKVVSSDVQWWGYKIAKSEASSHNGTVKVKSGDMIMKGNQLVGGSFVLDMTSINATDLSGEYQQKLNGHLKNGDFFEVEKYPTATFKITGVKKNNDKVYNSLVTGNLTVKGKTNAISFPAKITYANGVVSLMSNKFSIDRQKFDVAYKSTMQDVLVKDDMDLQVKVTAK, encoded by the coding sequence ATGAAAAAAATATTTTTATTAGCAGTATTAGCAAGTGGCCTAGCTTTCGGACAGGCAAAAAAAGTAGTAAGCTCTGATGTTCAGTGGTGGGGGTATAAGATCGCAAAATCTGAAGCAAGCTCTCACAACGGAACGGTAAAGGTGAAATCAGGTGATATGATTATGAAAGGAAACCAATTGGTTGGTGGTAGTTTTGTGTTAGATATGACTTCTATCAATGCCACTGATCTTTCCGGTGAATATCAGCAAAAACTAAACGGACACCTTAAAAACGGTGATTTCTTTGAAGTTGAAAAATATCCTACTGCGACTTTCAAAATCACGGGTGTGAAGAAAAACAATGATAAAGTATACAATTCCTTAGTAACAGGTAATTTAACGGTAAAAGGAAAAACCAACGCAATTTCTTTCCCTGCAAAAATTACTTATGCTAACGGAGTAGTAAGCTTAATGTCAAACAAATTCTCAATTGACAGACAAAAATTTGATGTTGCTTACAAATCTACCATGCAGGATGTGCTTGTGAAAGATGATATGGATTTGCAGGTAAAAGTGA